A region from the Actinoplanes sp. OR16 genome encodes:
- a CDS encoding VWA domain-containing protein codes for MSTERERRWRLVLGGAADESLGKAAAGKDGAMDAAMAALYDGDAAGDGQSGRRSAGLGSSAPKVARWLGDIREHFPSTVVQVMQADAIERLDLTRLLLEPEMLAAVEPDVNLVGTLLSLNRVMPDATKQTAREVVRTVVDQLERRITQQTLSAVSGALNRAARINRPRHADIDWDRTIRANLKHYQAEHRTVIPERLIGYGRRTTAVQRDIILCVDQSGSMAASVVFSGVFAAVLASMRSLSTSLVAFDTSVVDLTSLLSDPVDVLFGTQLGGGTDINRALTYAQQLITRPRDSVFVLISDLYEGGVRDEMLRRVAEMKAAGVQVVVLLALSDEGAPSYDHENAAALAALGVPAFACTPDVFPDLMAAAIERRDLMAFAGGQ; via the coding sequence GTGAGCACGGAACGGGAACGGCGGTGGCGGCTTGTGCTCGGCGGAGCGGCCGACGAGTCGCTCGGGAAGGCGGCGGCCGGCAAGGACGGCGCGATGGACGCGGCGATGGCGGCGCTCTACGACGGCGACGCGGCCGGTGACGGGCAGTCCGGGAGGCGGTCGGCCGGGCTGGGCAGTTCGGCGCCGAAGGTGGCGCGGTGGCTCGGCGACATCCGGGAACACTTCCCGAGCACCGTCGTGCAGGTCATGCAGGCCGATGCGATCGAGCGGCTCGACCTGACCCGCCTGCTGCTCGAACCCGAGATGCTGGCGGCAGTCGAACCCGACGTGAACCTGGTCGGCACGCTGCTCTCGCTCAACCGGGTCATGCCCGATGCCACGAAGCAGACGGCACGAGAGGTGGTCCGTACCGTCGTCGACCAGCTCGAACGCCGGATCACGCAGCAGACGCTGTCGGCGGTCTCGGGGGCGCTCAACCGGGCCGCGCGGATCAACCGTCCCCGGCACGCCGACATCGACTGGGATCGGACCATCCGGGCCAATCTCAAGCACTACCAGGCCGAGCACCGCACCGTGATTCCCGAGCGATTGATCGGGTACGGCCGCCGCACCACCGCGGTACAGCGGGACATCATTCTCTGCGTCGACCAATCCGGATCGATGGCCGCCTCGGTCGTGTTCTCCGGAGTGTTCGCGGCCGTCCTCGCCTCGATGCGTTCACTGTCCACGTCCCTGGTCGCCTTCGACACGTCGGTCGTGGATCTGACGTCGCTGCTGAGCGACCCGGTGGACGTGCTGTTCGGCACGCAACTGGGCGGCGGGACCGATATCAACCGGGCGCTCACCTACGCACAGCAGTTGATCACCCGGCCCCGGGACAGCGTCTTCGTGCTGATCAGCGATCTCTACGAGGGCGGCGTACGGGACGAGATGCTGCGCCGGGTCGCCGAGATGAAGGCGGCCGGGGTGCAGGTCGTGGTGCTGCTGGCGCTCTCCGATGAGGGCGCGCCGTCGTACGACCATGAGAACGCCGCGGCCCTGGCGGCGCTCGGGGTGCCGGCGTTCGCGTGTACGCCGGACGTCTTCCCGGATCTCATGGCGGCCGCGATCGAGAGGCGGGATCTGATGGCGTTCGCAGGGGGTCAGTAA
- a CDS encoding trans-aconitate 2-methyltransferase, with translation MSAYLNNPQIWQESWDRQQEAFLPDREHRFAAMLDAVAAVTGGAAPRLLDLAGGTGSISLRTLARFPGAQVTVLDQDPVLLTIAESSLRDRATIVDADLSDPSWRSKLPHQEFDAVLTATALHWLPAERVGALYAEIREVLRPGGVFANADHMPEEGLPLLSEKLRDHARAEREARYASGASTSWPDWWARAAADEQLAPKSVERERIYPAREHGEEWTPPARWHVEALLAGGFGEAGVIWRGGTDAAVAAVR, from the coding sequence ATGAGTGCTTACCTGAACAACCCGCAGATCTGGCAGGAGTCGTGGGACCGCCAGCAGGAGGCGTTCCTTCCGGACCGCGAGCACCGATTCGCGGCGATGCTCGACGCCGTCGCGGCCGTCACCGGAGGCGCCGCGCCACGGCTGCTCGATCTCGCCGGCGGCACCGGGTCGATCAGCCTGCGGACGCTCGCCCGCTTCCCCGGCGCCCAGGTCACCGTCCTCGACCAGGACCCGGTGCTGCTGACCATCGCCGAGTCGTCGCTACGAGACCGCGCCACCATCGTGGACGCCGACCTCAGCGACCCGTCGTGGCGTTCGAAGCTGCCCCATCAGGAGTTCGACGCCGTACTGACCGCGACCGCCCTGCACTGGCTGCCGGCCGAGCGGGTCGGCGCGCTCTACGCGGAGATCCGCGAGGTGCTGCGCCCGGGCGGCGTCTTCGCGAACGCCGACCACATGCCGGAGGAGGGCCTGCCCCTGCTCTCCGAGAAGCTGCGTGATCATGCGAGGGCAGAGCGCGAGGCCCGGTACGCGTCGGGCGCCTCCACGTCGTGGCCGGACTGGTGGGCACGGGCCGCCGCCGATGAGCAGCTGGCCCCGAAGTCCGTCGAACGCGAGCGGATCTACCCGGCTCGTGAGCACGGCGAGGAGTGGACCCCGCCGGCCCGGTGGCATGTGGAGGCGCTGCTGGCCGGCGGCTTCGGAGAGGCCGGAGTGATCTGGAGGGGTGGCACAGACGCCGCGGTGGCCGCCGTCCGCTGA